CGTCTGCATTGCGCCCATACACAGCGCCATCGCCATCGCCACGCCCAAAGACTGCCGCGAGCAATGCACCTTCTCCGGCCTGGTCTGGGAGGAAGTGCAAGCCTTCGCCCGCAATCTGGGCGATGTCAAAATCAAGGCGCTGCGCATAGGCTGGGACGAGCAGTTCTTCGACAAAAACGGCAAAACCGACCGCGACGGCAGCTATACCCCGCAGTTGCTGGCCAGCGGCGCTTGCGACCTCTACCCCAGCCGGCTGACCAAGACCGCGTGGCGGCTGAAGAAAATGGACTTCGTCACCTTGTTTCCCAGCCGCATGATGGTCATCGCCGGCCATGACTGGCACGACAGGCTGAAAAGCAGCGCCCAGTTGGCCGGGCTCAGCGCGGCGGCGGAGCGGGACACCTCCTATCACACCTGGCTGCTGGAGCAGAATCGCACCGTTTACGCGGCCAATCCGGTCCGCATCGAGCTAATGCCGACCGACGACGGCCTGGCCGCCGTGGACAACGGCAAGGTGGATTTCACCATGCTGGATTCGGACATCGCCATCTGGAGCGCCCATCATCAGCTGAAGCATGCCTTCGTCGCCTTCCCGGTGGGCCCCAAGGATGAGATCGGCTGGGCCTTCCGCAAAGAGGATAAAGACCTGCAAGAAGCGGTGAGCCGTTTTTTCGATGATCAACGAAGCCATCCAGACTCCGAATTCAACCGGATCTGGAAACGCTATCACGGCCGCACCCTGACCGAATTCATTTCGCTGGTGGCGGCGGTAAACGGATGAGCGGGAGGCATGCCATGAAAGCCCATGCGCGCGGACGCGCAATTTTGCAGGCCGTCTTGACGATCGCGCTCTCGGGCGTGTTGGCGCCGGCGTCGGCGCGCTCCTTGAAAGAGGTGCTGCAATCCCGGCAGCTGCGCGTCTGCATCGTGCCGGTCAATTCCGCGTCCGTCATCGTCAAGCCCAAAGACTGCCGCGAACAGTGCGAATTCTCCGGTCCGGTATA
The Chromobacterium sp. IIBBL 290-4 DNA segment above includes these coding regions:
- a CDS encoding transporter substrate-binding domain-containing protein; protein product: MTPRLAAARSLAAWFAMLPLCLSGHADARSLADILKTRQLRVCIAPIHSAIAIATPKDCREQCTFSGLVWEEVQAFARNLGDVKIKALRIGWDEQFFDKNGKTDRDGSYTPQLLASGACDLYPSRLTKTAWRLKKMDFVTLFPSRMMVIAGHDWHDRLKSSAQLAGLSAAAERDTSYHTWLLEQNRTVYAANPVRIELMPTDDGLAAVDNGKVDFTMLDSDIAIWSAHHQLKHAFVAFPVGPKDEIGWAFRKEDKDLQEAVSRFFDDQRSHPDSEFNRIWKRYHGRTLTEFISLVAAVNG